The genome window GCCGGCGCAGGAAGCGGGGGTCGGCTCTCTCGTCGTTGCTTCTCCTCCGCAAAAAGAATATGGTGGATGGCCGCACCCGACGATCCTTGCTGCATGTGGGCTTCTCGGTGTGGATGAAGTGTGGTCTGTTGGCGGTGCTCAGGCAATAGCTCTCATGGCTTATGGTGACGAGCAGGCAGATGATCCGTTGGTGCCGGTTGATATGGTGACCGGACCGGGCAACATCTTCGTCACCGCAGCGAAGCGCTTGTGCCGTAGTGTCGTGGGGATTGATGCGGAAGCGGGGCCGACGGAAATAGCAATTATCGCCGATTCCACTGCTGATCCGGTTCATGTCGCCTATGACCTCATCAGCCAGGCAGAGCATGATCCGATGGCGGCCAGCGTTTTGATTACGGATTCCGCGCCATTTGCTCAGCAGGTCGATGAAGAAGTAGAGAAGCGGTATTCAATTACCCGGAATACCGATCGTGTTGCTCAGGCATTACAGGGTAAGCAATCTGGCATCATTCTTGTCGACGATATACCTGCTGCGATTCGGGTGGCTGATGCTTATGCACCCGAGCATCTCGAAATTCAGACTCACAACGCCCGTGAGGATGCAGCTCAGATCCGTAATGCGGGGGCTATTTTCGTCGGGCCTTTCTCACCAGTTCCGCTGGGGGATTACGCCGCTGGATCAAACCATGTTCTCCCCACATCGGGATCGGCGCGGTACAGCTCCGGTTTATCGACGCATACCTTCGTTAAGTCGGTTCACGTTATTGAATACGATGAAGCTGCCCTCAAAGGTACGGCCGATACTATCGTCGCTCTTTCCAATGCGGAGCAGCTTCCGGCGCATGGAGAAGCAGTACGTGCACGGTTCGAGGACCTTACAGCCGGGAATAAGTAACCCTAACGAATAAAAAGTCGTATCGACCGGAGTAGCGAAGTATTTTTCGCGACCATACGTGGATAGAAAAGGGGAGAGTACATAGTGGCACCGACGAATGATGATCAGAAATTATCACGTGGCAGTGGTGAGGACGGTACCGCCGATAAGTCTCACACATTAGGAGGAAATGTCACGCTTGATGCCCTACCGCTGCGTGAAGAATTCCGCGGGGAAACCGCGTATGGGGCACCTCAATTAGAGCTCGACGTCAGATTAAATACGAATGAGAATCCGTATCCTCCGTCGCCACGAATAGTTGCCAATCTCGTTAAAGAAGTGGAAAAGGTGGCGTCGGGGCTTAACCGCTATCCCGAGCGTGATTCCGTCATCCTGCGCCAGGAGCTCGCACAGTATGTGTCGGGCCAAACCGGTGTAGCTGTAACTGAAGACAACATATGGGCTGCTAATGGGTCCAATGAGGTTCTTCAAGAGCTCTTGCAGGCTTTTGGAGGGCCTGGTCGGCGAGCATTAGGGTTCACTCCGAGTTATTCCATGCACCCTATTCTTGCTGCGGGGACGCACACGGAGTTCGTCGAATGTCCACGACAAGAAGCTCGTGGCTTCTCTATTGATATTGACGAAGCGACTGCGGCTATTAAGAACTACCGTCCGTCGGTTGTCTTTATTACGACGCCGAATAATCCGACTGGCGGTACAACAAGTTTGGATAATATTCGGGTCCTGCTGGATGCTGTTTCTGATCCGGACGTTGATGGCATCGTCATTGTTGATGAGGCTTATGGTGAATTCGATGATGGCCCGAGTGCGTGTGAATTGTTGAAGGATTATCCGGACCGACTCGTCGTATCCCGAACGATGAGTAAGGCATTCGACTTCGCTGGTGGTCGGTTGGGGTATTTTGTCGCTGCTCCAGCTTTTGTCGAAGCTGTTATGTTGGTCCGGCTTCCTTACCACTTATCGGCATTATCGCAGGCTGCTGCGACTGTCGCGCTCCGGTATTCCTCCGATACGTTAGCCTCGGTGGAAAAAATAATTCGCGAACGTGAGCGGGTTCAGGATTCATTGCAGAAACTGGGATTCTCTGTTGTCCCGAGTAAGTCTAATTTCCTTTTCTTTAAAGTCATTCCCGATGAGTCGACGAATTCTTCTGGTGAAGCGCCCGCTAATGGAGATGCGTCACGTCGCGAGCTCACACAAGCAGCGTGGCAGGAGTTCCTTGATCGTGGAGTCCTCATCCGAGATGTAGGGGTCGACGGATATTTGCGGGTGACCATCGGACTTCCAACAGAGAATGATGAGTTCCTTTCCGCGGCTGGCCAGTATGCGAGTGAACACAACGGGTTACGGTGAACCATATGAGCAATAACAATGACGAGAGTCTGAACCAGCAAGAAAGAAATAGCGGAGAATTCCCCGCCCGACGAGGCCATTGTGAGCGCGAGACGAAAGAATCGCGAATCACCGTTGACATTAACCTCGACGGCTCTGGCATTACTGACATTTCGACGGGATTGCCATTCTTCGACCACATGCTGAATGCGGTGGGAACGCACGGCAGCTTTGACTTAACGGTTAGAGCAGAGGGCGACATCGATGTTGACGCTCACCACACCGTGGAAGATACGGCCATTGTTATGGGCGAGGCATTACACGAAGCTTTGGGAGACAAAGCCGGTATCCGCCGCTTCGGGTCAAGTTTCATCCCGATGGATGAGACGCTAGCCCAAGCTGTCGTTGATGTGTCGGGACGCCCATATTGCGTCACGCGCGGTGAGCCCCAAGAGATGATGAATACGGTGATCGGTAATCACTATGCAACCGTGATTAACCAGCACTTCTTTGAATCGCTTGCGTTCCACGCGCGTATCGCTTTACACGTCCGCGTTCTATATGGACGCGATCCGCATCACATCACGGAGGCTGAATACAAGGCAGTTGCCCGCGCCCTCCGCGAGGCCGTTGAGCGTGACTCAAGAGTGCATGGTGTTCCATCCACGAAAGGGGCGCTGTAAATATGGCGCAGAGCACGTCACGTCCTTCAGTGGCAATCCTTGATTACGGTTCGGGAAACCTTCGATCCGCCGAACGCGCTATAGAACGTGCAGGGGCCGAGGTTACGATTACCGCTGATCCAGAGCGTGTTCTTGCCGCCGACGGATTGTTAGTTCCTGGAGTCGGCGCATTCGCGGCGTGTATGAAGGGCCTGCGCTCGGTCTATGGGCCACGGTTAATTGGTCAGCGCCTCGCCGGTGGCCGTCCTGTGCTTGGCATCTGCGTGGGTATGCAGGTTCTTTTCGATAGCGGAGTCGAGTTTGCCGACGGTATTCACGACGACGCAGAGGCCCTCCGTGGATCAGATTCCCCAGATAACGGGGACGACGCGACCTCGGGCCGACGTGACGACGTCATCCGTGACCCTGAGACGGGACGACCACTCGACCCGACGGTGTCGTCGACAGAGATATCTGATGATGGGGTGCTGAGTACTCCCGGTTGTGGTGAGTGGCCAGGAACGGTGGAGCGCCTGACAGCGCAAGTGCTGCCTCATATGGGATGGAACACACTCGACATTCCCGAGGGATCTCGAATGTTCGTGGGAGTGGCCCCCGATGATCGGGTGTACTTTGTACACTCCTATGCGGCTCAACACTGGGATATGGCGTCGGATGATCACGTTGCCCCAGCGAAAGTAACCTGGTCTACGCACGAAAACTGTCGTTTTATTGCGGCGGTAGAAAATGGTCCCTTGTGGGCGACTCAGTTCCACCCGGAGAAATCTGGTTCGGTCGGCGCTGTGATTCTCCGCAACTGGGTGGAGACTTTGTAAAGTTTTATCAGCTGTAGGTGTGATCTCCGTTATGATTCATCTATGGCTTTAACGTTATTACCCGCAGTAGATGTGTCCGACGGTCAAGCTGTTCGTCTCGTTCAAGGCGAAGCTGGGAGCGAAACCACGTATGGTCGCCCCCTTGATGCCGCGATGGCGTGGCAGAACGCTGGTGCGGAGTGGATTCACCTTGTGGATTTGGACGCCGCATTCGGTCGCGGTACGAACTACGAACTGCTGAAAGATGTCATCGAGCGGGTGGACGTTAACATCGAATTATCCGGGGGGATCAGGGATGATGATTCACTGCGCAGGGCATTAGATACCGGTTGCCGACGGGTGAATATCGGCACTGCTGCACTGGAAGATCCTGAGTGGTGCCGTCGAATCATCGGGGAGTACGGCGATCGCGTCGCCATCGGTTTGGATACCAAGCTCATCGACGGTGAATGGCGGTTGCGTGGTCGAGGATGGGTTTCCGACGGCGGCAATCTGTGGGAAGTCCTTGAGCGCTTGGATTCGGAGGGGGTATCCCGCCTCGTCGTTACCGATGTCGGGCGCGATGGCACATTAGAAGGCCCCAATATTGACCTTCTTCGCGACGTCGCGATGGCCACAGATGCCCCTGTTGTTGCTTCGGGCGGAGTATCAACTCTCGACGACATTCGCCAGCTTGCGGCCTGCGTGGACGAGGGAATTGATTCAGCCATCGTTGGCAAAGCCCTCTATGCAGGGAACTTTACCCTTGAAGAAGCATTAGCAGTCGCACAAGATTCCTGATGGAGCCGTTCCTGAGGGGCCTGTGAAATAGGCTCCCCGGGTTATCGGTAGTGAAAGGCTAGGTGACGGACCCGTGATTGAACATTCTGACTTGGTGGCATATTTGTCTATTGCCGAGCGCTTAGTCAAAGATTCTGAAGATCTTTTTTGTGTCAACATTGGTGCGCAGCCCTCTGTCATTAAGAACGAAGATCTCCAGGATTTCGCAACCGACGTTGATCTGTCACTAGAACAGCAGTTTCGCGAACAGCTTGTGAAGGAAACTGGGTTCCCCGTTTTGGGCGAGGAATTCGGTTTGAAGGGTGGATCCACGGCCTCCGGGGATGTTTCGCTCAACAGCATGGGCGGCGGTAAGCAGCCCGAAACAATGTGGTGTATCGACCCGGTGGATGGGACGTCCAATTACACCGTCGCCAACCCGATGTGCGGCATTTTGGTCTCGCTTATTCATAAGGGAGAACCGGTTATTGGGTTGACGTCGTTACCCCTGTTGGGACAGTTTTATAGTGCTGTTCGCGGTGGGCCATTACATGTTAATGGTGAGCCATTTCCGCCATTGCCGAAAGATGACCCAGAAGTGATCCAAATTGGTTTCGGCTCTATTTTGTCGGGCCGACGCGGTCATGTTCCGCGACAATATCGCCAGAATTTACTTTTCAGTATCGGTGAATCATATCCGCGGATGCGTGTGACGGGATCTGTGGGCGCAGACTTAGCTTTTACTGCCGGTGGTGTTTTTGCGGGGACCCTGACGTTCAGCCCTAACCTGTGGGATAACGCAGCAGGTATCTGCTTAGTCCAAGC of Corynebacterium kroppenstedtii DSM 44385 contains these proteins:
- the hisD gene encoding histidinol dehydrogenase; translation: MLSLTDMRGTNPTVSELRATLPRGGTDIDSVIPTVQPIVEAVKKDGVAAAQEYGQRFDGVVPESIRVPREVITDAVNSLDATVREALEHAIERVRRVHAAIKPSDNVISVTEGGVVTEKFIPVGRVGLYVPGGQAVYPSSVIMNVVPAQEAGVGSLVVASPPQKEYGGWPHPTILAACGLLGVDEVWSVGGAQAIALMAYGDEQADDPLVPVDMVTGPGNIFVTAAKRLCRSVVGIDAEAGPTEIAIIADSTADPVHVAYDLISQAEHDPMAASVLITDSAPFAQQVDEEVEKRYSITRNTDRVAQALQGKQSGIILVDDIPAAIRVADAYAPEHLEIQTHNAREDAAQIRNAGAIFVGPFSPVPLGDYAAGSNHVLPTSGSARYSSGLSTHTFVKSVHVIEYDEAALKGTADTIVALSNAEQLPAHGEAVRARFEDLTAGNK
- a CDS encoding histidinol-phosphate transaminase, whose protein sequence is MREEFRGETAYGAPQLELDVRLNTNENPYPPSPRIVANLVKEVEKVASGLNRYPERDSVILRQELAQYVSGQTGVAVTEDNIWAANGSNEVLQELLQAFGGPGRRALGFTPSYSMHPILAAGTHTEFVECPRQEARGFSIDIDEATAAIKNYRPSVVFITTPNNPTGGTTSLDNIRVLLDAVSDPDVDGIVIVDEAYGEFDDGPSACELLKDYPDRLVVSRTMSKAFDFAGGRLGYFVAAPAFVEAVMLVRLPYHLSALSQAAATVALRYSSDTLASVEKIIRERERVQDSLQKLGFSVVPSKSNFLFFKVIPDESTNSSGEAPANGDASRRELTQAAWQEFLDRGVLIRDVGVDGYLRVTIGLPTENDEFLSAAGQYASEHNGLR
- the hisB gene encoding imidazoleglycerol-phosphate dehydratase HisB — protein: MSNNNDESLNQQERNSGEFPARRGHCERETKESRITVDINLDGSGITDISTGLPFFDHMLNAVGTHGSFDLTVRAEGDIDVDAHHTVEDTAIVMGEALHEALGDKAGIRRFGSSFIPMDETLAQAVVDVSGRPYCVTRGEPQEMMNTVIGNHYATVINQHFFESLAFHARIALHVRVLYGRDPHHITEAEYKAVARALREAVERDSRVHGVPSTKGAL
- a CDS encoding imidazole glycerol phosphate synthase subunit HisH — protein: MAQSTSRPSVAILDYGSGNLRSAERAIERAGAEVTITADPERVLAADGLLVPGVGAFAACMKGLRSVYGPRLIGQRLAGGRPVLGICVGMQVLFDSGVEFADGIHDDAEALRGSDSPDNGDDATSGRRDDVIRDPETGRPLDPTVSSTEISDDGVLSTPGCGEWPGTVERLTAQVLPHMGWNTLDIPEGSRMFVGVAPDDRVYFVHSYAAQHWDMASDDHVAPAKVTWSTHENCRFIAAVENGPLWATQFHPEKSGSVGAVILRNWVETL
- the priA gene encoding bifunctional 1-(5-phosphoribosyl)-5-((5-phosphoribosylamino)methylideneamino)imidazole-4-carboxamide isomerase/phosphoribosylanthranilate isomerase PriA; amino-acid sequence: MALTLLPAVDVSDGQAVRLVQGEAGSETTYGRPLDAAMAWQNAGAEWIHLVDLDAAFGRGTNYELLKDVIERVDVNIELSGGIRDDDSLRRALDTGCRRVNIGTAALEDPEWCRRIIGEYGDRVAIGLDTKLIDGEWRLRGRGWVSDGGNLWEVLERLDSEGVSRLVVTDVGRDGTLEGPNIDLLRDVAMATDAPVVASGGVSTLDDIRQLAACVDEGIDSAIVGKALYAGNFTLEEALAVAQDS
- a CDS encoding inositol monophosphatase family protein, with protein sequence MIEHSDLVAYLSIAERLVKDSEDLFCVNIGAQPSVIKNEDLQDFATDVDLSLEQQFREQLVKETGFPVLGEEFGLKGGSTASGDVSLNSMGGGKQPETMWCIDPVDGTSNYTVANPMCGILVSLIHKGEPVIGLTSLPLLGQFYSAVRGGPLHVNGEPFPPLPKDDPEVIQIGFGSILSGRRGHVPRQYRQNLLFSIGESYPRMRVTGSVGADLAFTAGGVFAGTLTFSPNLWDNAAGICLVQAAGGIVTNLDGEPWTPGTIGLVAGSPSIHSTLLARIHAVPRPFEPLS